In Labilibaculum sp. DW002, the genomic window GCTCAATAAATTCTAAAATATCATGAAAGTGGTACAATTTATTAGTCGCCTCTTAGTTGGCCTTCTATTTATTTTCTCTGGATTTGTAAAAGCCGTTGACCCTATGGGTTCGACCTTTAAATTCTCAGATTATTTTCTAGCCTTTGGTATGGATAGTTTTACAGGAATTGCTTTTCCTCTTGCTATCCTATTATCAACTCTTGAATTTACTGTAGGAGTAGCCTTGCTATTTAATGCTCGAATAAAAATCATAGCATATTTTGCTCTTATTTTCATGTTATTTTTTACGCCACTTACGCTTGTATTGGCAATAACAAATCCTGTATCTGACTGTGGTTGCTTTGGCGATGCTCTTGTATTGACCAATTGGGAAACTTTCGGCAAGAACATTATAATTCTAGCTTTAACGTTAATTGTATTTTTCGGAAGAAAAAAAATTGAAAAACAAGAAACAAGATTAGAACAAAACCTACTTCTTGTTTTTTCTCTTATTGTCTCTATTGGCATTTCTACTTATTCTTATCGCCATTTACCGTTAATTGATTTCCGACCTTACCATATTGGCGCTAACATTAGTGATGGAATGATAATTCCAGAAGGAGCTACTGCCGATGAATATCGAAGTCTTTTTAAATATGAAAAAGATGGTATCGTTAAAGAATTTGATGAAAGTAACTACCCTTGGCAAGATTCAACATGGAAGTTTGTAGATTCTGAGCAAATTAAAATAAAAGAAGGATACACACCTCCTATTCATGATTTTTCAATTTCGAATGAGATCGATGGAGATATTACCAACTCTGTTCTTTTAAATGAAGATTATTCATTTGTTTTGGTTTCGAAAGACCTTAGTAAAATCAATAAGACTTCTCATAAAAAGATAAGAGAATTATCCTATTTTGCTCTGGAAAATAACATTCAATTTATTGGGCTTACAGCCTCTGGATTTAGTGAAAAACAAAGATTCAAAATAGAACAAGATCTACCTTTTGAATTTTATGCGACAGATGAAATTCAACTAAAAACAATCATTCGTTCCAATCCGGGCTTAGTTCTATTGCAAAATGGAACAATTTTAAACAAATGGCATTTTAGAGATTTTCCTAAAGTAGAAGAATTAAAAGGAGATCTTGCGGCCCACTCAATTACGAAACATCAAACACTTAATATCAATCTATTTATTATTAGTATTACATCAACTTTGCTATTGTTGCTGGTTCTTTTCAGTTGGATAAGAATCCGTTATACAGGAGCAAAAAACAGATGACAGTTATGAGAAAAAAAATTGTTGCAGGAAACTGGAAAATGAACAACAACCTTCAAGAAGGTATTGTGTTGGCGGGACAAATCAATGATTTAGTTGAGAAAGCTGGGATTAATGGTGTAGATGTAGTTATTGGTACTCCTTTTATTCACCTAACTGAGGTAAACAAGATTGTTGGTGATAAAGTTGGCGTTGCAGCTCAGAACTGCGCCGATGAAAAAAGCGGAGCTTACACTGGAGAAATATCAACCTCAATGGTTGCATCTACAGGAACTCAGTGTGTGATTCTTGGTCATTCAGAGCGTAGAAGCTATTATGGCGAAACGAGCGAGATCTTGGTTAAGAAAACTAACCTTTGTCTTGAGAATAAACTGACCCCAATTTTCTGTATTGGTGAAGTTTTAGAAGAGCGCGAGAGCGGTAAGCATTTTGACATTGTTAAATCTCAGATTGCTGATGGTTTATTTCATCTTTCTGCTGAAGATTTTGGAAAAGTTATATTGGCATATGAGCCAGTTTGGGCTATCGGAACAGGTGTAACAGCATCTGCAGATCAAGCTCAAGAAATGCATGCCTTTATTCGTAAAACTTTGGTTGAAAAATACGGTAAAGATGTTGCTGATAATTGCTCTATCCTTTATGGTGGAAGCTGCAAACCATCTAACGCTAAAGAGTTATTTAGTAACGAAGATGTTGACGGTGGACTAATTGGTGGAGCTTCGCTTGTTGCTGAAGACTTCATGGGGATTGTGACTGCTTTTTAGTAATGTAAATACCTTATAAAAAAGCCGGTACGATTGTATCGGCTTTTGTTTTTCGAAGTAGATTAATATAACTTACAATACAATCAACTAATATCAACACAATGGATTACATTGAATTGAAGTGCCAAATTCAACCATTTACGGAAGAAATAGCAGAGATCTTAATTGCTGAACTTGGAGAATTAGAATATGAAAGTTTTACTCAAAGTGATGATGCAGTAGAAGCATACATACAAGTTCCGTTATTTGATATGGAAGCGGTAAAACAAATTAGCTTAAACCATCTATCCAATGCTCCATTTACCCTAAGCTATTCGCACAAAACAATCGAATCACAAGATTGGAATGCTGTGTGGGAATCCAATTTTAACCCTGTTATTATTGCTGACCAAGTTGTTATTAGAGCCTCTTTTCATACTGATACTCCTAAGGTTCCTCACGACATCGTAATTGATCCAAAAATGTCATTTGGAACTGGGCATCATTCTACCACTTCATTAATGGTACAGTCCATTCTTGAAACTGATTTAACGGATAAAACAGTATTGGATATGGGCTGTGGCACTAGTTTATTAGCCATTTTAGCTTCACAAAGAAATGCTGCTAAGGTTGATGCGATTGACATTGACGAATGGCCCTACAAAAACTCTCTAGAAAACATTAAAAATAACGGAGCTAATAATGTTTCTGTTTTTCTGGGTGATGCTGCACTACTTGAAGGAAAGAAATACGACATAGTCCTTGCTAACATCAACAGAAATATCCTTTTAAACGACATGAAGCGTTACGTTGCTTGCCTACCAAAAGATGGCCAACTAATTATGAGTGGTTTCTACACAGAAGACTTATCGTACATTCAAGATGAAGCAAAAAAGAACAACTTAAAATACATAAGCCATAAAGTTGATTTGAACTGGGTAGCCGTTCGTTTCATAAAACAATAAACTCATTTATTTGCCGGTAGCTGTGAATCCTGATCTCTAGGATACAGAACCGGCATTTTACTTTCCATATTCCCTCAAATTTGTTAAATTGCCTTAGCAAATTTATCTATACCCGAAAATTCATTTACAATGAATAAGCTACTCCTATTTCTTGTTCTTCTTATAGTAACAAGCATATTGCCAAATACAATCACTGCTCAAAGCTTGAAGTCATTCCCTCATGATTCTCTTGAATTTCAGAATGAATTTCTAAAATTTATGGACCATCCAACCAAAAAAAAAGAGAGCAAAGAATTTAAAGAGCAATTTCCTGGTTTTTGGCTATCCCCAGAAATGACGGCAACTGAAAGGCAAAACATCTACAAAATATGCGATTTATTCTTACTTAAAAAAGCTAGGTCATTCCCAGATTTTTACAATTATTTTAAAAGCTTAATGCTTTTTCAGAAGCAAAACAGGGATAAAAAAGAATATGAGAATTGGGAACAAGGCTTATTGGGGCAAATAAAAAACAAAAAAAATAAACTAAGTGCCACTAAGGACTTCCTTGTTCAAACACAAAAATTATTACAGGATACGATTATCCACGAGTCTTACACCACAAAATGGAAAGCAAAGAACGCTAAATTCAAATTCCAATTTGATCAACAACTCATGATAAAATTTGATCAGGCAGACCTTTATTGCTTTGCCCAACGGGATAGTTCGTGCATATACAATACAAGTGGAACCTACTTGCCTTTTGAAAAAAAATGGATTGGTAATAAAGGTAAAATAACTTGGGAAAGAGCTGGAAAGGAAGCATCAGAAGAATATGCAACTTTTGATTCCTACACAATCAATACAAAAAAATCAACTTTTGAAGTTGATACTGCAAGCTATTACAACTCCACTCTTTTTCAAAATCAAATTAAAGGGAAAGTGTCAGAGAAGATGAATTCTGTAAAGAACCCTGAAAAAGCAATTTATCCACGCTTTGAGTCTTTCGAAAAAGAAATAATAATTGAAAAATTGTTCGAAAACTTAGATTACAAAGGAGGTATTGCCATTCACGGAGCAAAATTTCTTGGAAAAGGAAGTTCCGAAATTCCTTCAGTGATTGAACTCTCACGTCATGACACCTTATTTCTTCGAGCCACTTCTGAGCATTTTGCCTTTCAGAACGATCGTATCGTAGGTAAGGATACCGAAATTGAAATACTCATTGACACCTGTCAAATTTATCATCCAGGATTACTATTCAAATACTTCACGAATAAGAAAGAAGTAAATCTAATTCGAGATGGAGAGGGAATTGCTTTAAGTCCATATTTTAACACATACCACAATTTAATTATGGATTTTGGAATGTTAATTTGGAATATGGATGAGAACTTGATGCATTTCAGCAGTATGAAAGGCGCAACGAAACGACAGGCTCGATTCGAATCTATGAATTTTTTCAGTATCAATCGATTTATGAAAATTCAAGGAATGGATCAAGTAAATCCATTAGTTCTTCTGAAAAAGTATGCTGAATATTCTTATGTGGAGACCTTTACCGCTATGGAATATGCCAACTATATTAAGAAACCTGTTAATCAGGTACGACAACAATTATTGGGTTTATCTTTCCAAGGATTTGTAAGTTACAATCGAAATACTGACGAGGTCACTCTTAATCAACGCTTAACAGATTACATAAAATCGGGAATGGGATTGCAAGATTACGATGTAATACGATTCTCAACTCAAACTGAGAATAATGAAGATGATGCCACTCTAAGAATGGGTAACTACAACTTGGATATTAATGGGGTTAAACACATTGCAGTTAGCGATTCTCAAAACGTGGTGATTTTTCCAAAACATAAAAAAATCACCCTTAAAAAGAACAGAGATTTTCAATTTGATGGGAAAATAATGGCAGGATTGCTAGATATGTATGGATCAGATTTCTATTTCTCGTATGAAAATTTTAAAATCGACCTTGATCTTATCGATTCCCTTCAAATTAATATTGTAAATGATACCTTATCCAAATATGGTAAAAGATACACGAGCCAGTTAGGTAGTGTTATTGAAAAAATATCTGGTGACTTATTAATTGATGATCCAAACAATAAATCAGGTCGTAAGAACTTCGATGAATACCCAATTTTTAATAGTTCCGACTCATCATATGTTTATTACGACAGCAAAAATATACAAGACGGAGTCTATAAAAAAGAAGAATTTTATTTTAAGGTTGATCCTTACACCATCAACAATATAAATGATTTTGAAAAGGAAGACATTACTTTAAATGGAACATTCGTATCAGATAGTATCTTCCCAAACTTTAAAGAGACGCTAAGCATCAACGACGATAATTCACTTGGCTTTTATCATGCAACACCAAACACTGGACTACCTGTTTATGGAAAAGGTGTGTTTACAGATACCATTCACCTATCGAATGCAGGTTTGAAAGGAAACGGTAGCCTAAACTATCTTACCTCGATAACCAAATCGAAGGAATTTGTGTTTAGGCCAGAAATAATGACTACAAAAGCTGAGAGTTTTGAGTTAAAAGAACTTGCCTCACACATGAACAATCCAGAGGTAAATGGGGTGGAAATTTTTGCAGAATGGTATCCTTACAAAGAAGAACTTTACGTAAAAAGTACTGCATTACCTCTTGACATGTATAGAAAATTGGCATCACTTGCGGGTACCTTAAAAATTACACCAACAGAAATTACTGGTGTAGGAAATATGGAATTGGTAAATGCAGAGTTGAACTCGGAATATTTTACCTATACGCCTAAAACGATTGTTGCAGATACGGCAAGTTTTAAAATTAGAAATGCAGAAACAGAAGGTTATGCATTTGAAAGTAATGATGTAAGAGCATACATTGACTTTAATACACGTACTGGAAAATTTGAGAGTACCAAAGAAGGTAATTTGAGTAGATTCCCTACCAATCGATACATGTGTTATATCAATAACTTTGGATGGGAAATTGATGCCCAACAACTTGTTTTTGGTAAAGAAGATGAAAGTATGTTAGCCAATTTATGGGAGCAAGATAATATGGAGTCTTTGCCAGAGCTTGCTTACAATGAATTCATTTCTACAAGCATGAAGCAGGATTCTTTAAGTTTCCTAACACCTTTTGCTCGTTACAGTGCAATAGATCATAGTATAAAAGCCAAATTTGTTTCAAAAATTGATGTTGCAGATGCAAGAATTTATCCTGATAAGGGAGATGTCAACATCGAGAATGAAGGTATTATGCAAACACTCCGGAATTCTACGGTAAGTGCTGATACGATTAACGACTTTCATAAAATATTTAATGCAACGATTAATGTACATGGCAAGAATTCCTATTCAGGATCTGGAAATTACACATTCATCGATGCACAGGAAAAAGAACAAGAACTATTTTTTGATGTAATTGATGTGGACAGTTTAGGACAAACAATTGCAATGGGAAATTTATTGGAAGATGACTCTTTTACCTTAAGTCCAGACTTTGATTACAAAGGAAAGGTTAGATTAGAAGCAAAAGAAAAATCACTATTCTTTAATGGTCAGACGAAGATTCATAACCAATGCGAAACAATTGGTGATAACTGGCTTGATTTCTCTTCTAAAATTGATCCAAAAGACATTTACATTCCAGTTGATTTGTATGTAACAGATGATGAGAGTTTGAAGCTATACAATAGTTTTTTCCTAACCAATGACTCCATTCACATCTACTCCTCCTTTCTATCTAGACGTATTTTTTATACTGATAATGTCCTATTAGAGGCCAAAGGATTTTTGACATTCAACTCTAAATTGCAAGCCTATCAAATTGGTAGTAAAGATAAATTACAGGATATAGATGCAACAGGTAATCTGCTTACTTTTTACCAGAACAATTGCAACATGAGCGGTCAAGGCTCAATTGAATTAGGTGCTGAACTAGGACAAATAAAGCAAATTTCGGCAGGAAAAATAGAACACGACTTAACAAGTGACATTGTAACTTTAGATCTTATTTATGGTATTGATTTCTTTATGAATGAGCAGGCCATGAAGATTATGGAGAACAGCTTTTCACAAGCCAATTTAAAATACAATAGGCTTAATGCTGAGACCTATACCCGCAAATTGGCTGAAATAATGGGCCGAAAAAGAGCCGAATTGGCAATGAAAGAGGTAGATGCAAATGGAATATTTAAAACGCTTCCTCACGAACTGGCTCATTCGCTTTACTTCAACAATCTCGATTTTATTTGGGACAAAGAAAGAAAGGCATACCAATCGATAGGTGAAATTGGACTTGGAAACATTAACGATAAACAAATCAACAAAAGTGTAAAAGGGAAAATAGAACTTGATAAAAAGCGTAGCGGCAACCGTTTAAGCATTTATCTTGAAATTGATAAATCAACTTGGTTCTTCTTCCAATATCATCATGGAGTAATGTTTGTTTTAACTTCAAATGAAGAGTTCAATAATATTTTACATGAAATGAAAGAGGATAAACGAGAGTTTAAAGATCCACTAAAAAAGAATCCTTACTCCTATATTCTTGCCCCCCGATCGATGAAAACTAAATTTAAGAAACGATTTAATTTATAAATGCATTTCATAACAAAGCCACAAACTATTAAGTTCGTGGCTTTGTTGCATCAACTGTAAAATCAGCTGTTTAATTTTATGATTTCTACTCTACAATCTCTTGTACACGGCCTACTTGCCCGTCTTCTAATCGTACTTTAATACCATGTGGATGAATCGACGAATTCGTTAATAAATCTTTTACAACGCCTTCTGTTAACTTTCCACTTCGCTGGTCGGCCTTTAAAACAATTTTAACCGTAACACCTGGCTTGATATTCTCTCTTCTTGTTCCTTCGTTCATTTCTATATTTTTAGATAATGCTATTTTCATTTGATCTCTTCTATGTAAAAGTAAAGCCTTTTTGCGGATTATCATATTATCGATAAGATAATTCAAATTTAGTGCTTAGCTCCCTATTCGCTTGGTTGCAATTATCATAAAGGATCTTTACTTTCGTAGACATCCCAAAACACAATATCCAAAACATGAAAAAACTACTTTTTTTAATAAGCATAGTATACCTTTTCTCATCTTGCACAAACAACAATTCGAATATAAAACTTGTTGATGCAAGAAAATTTGACATAACAATTGACGATAAGAAAGTAAGCCTTTTTAAGCTTCAAAACACAGAAGGAGCAACTTGCCAAATAACCAATTTTGGAGGCCGAGTCGTTAGCCTTTGGGTGAAAGATAAAAATGAAAAATATACCGATGTAGTTTTAGGATATGACAATATTGACGATTACCAAAAAGCAAGTGCGCAATACATAGGAGCTAGCATTGGAAGGTTTGCAAACAGGATCGCTGAAGGCAAATTCAACCTAAACGATAGCACTTTCATTCTCACTAAAAATAATGGCGACAATCATTTACATGGTGGCGTAAAAGGATTACACAATGTAGTATGGAATGCTACTCTTCTTTCCGAATCGGAATTGCAATTGAATTACTTGTCTATAGATGGTGAAGAAGGATATCCTGGTAATCTTGCAGTTATGCTAACTTATCGTCTTAGCGATAAAAATGAGCTGCAAATTTCCTATACTGCAACTTGTGACAAGGACACTCCTATCAACCTAACGCATCATTCCTTTTTTAATTTAAATGGTGCAGGCAATGAGGAAATAACTGATCATCTTTTAAGTGTAAATGCAGATATGTACCTACCAATAAAAGAAGGAGGCTTGCCAACAGGAGAAATTCATTCAGTGATAAATACACCATTCGACTTTACAAATGTTAAATCAATTGGGAAACATATTAATGATAATAACGAGCAACTAAAGCTTGGGAATGGTTACGATCATTGTCTTGTATTAAAAGGATCGGGAATTCGGTTTGTTGCCAAAGTTAGCTCACCTAAATCTGGTATTTATATGGATGTAATTACAAATGAACCAGGCATGCAACTATACACAGGCAATTATTTAAACGAGAAAATTCACATTGGAAAAAATGGAAAAGCTTATAAAAAAAGAACAGCTCTTTGCTTAGAAACCCAACATTTTCCTGATAGTCCAAATCAATCTCACTTCCCTTCTTGTATTTTAAAAGCAGGAGAAAGCTACTCTTCATATTGCACCTATCAGTTTGGATTAGAATAGTGAAGAAAACAACATTCTAATCATAAATTAACAATACCGTTAAATTGAATTTGTTTTTTTGATTATCTTTATCAAAACATAATTCTTATTTCCTGTATAACTTAATTCGAGATTAAAATGGAAGCTTCATCCTATCAGGTACTAAAAGCTAGTTTTTCTACCAATGAGCACATCTATTTTTCGTACACTAAACTCAGCTTTCAAACGAATATTTACAGTATAATTGTACCTATTGTAATTCTACCAATTTTGCTTATATCGAGTTCTCTTAATCTTTATAATGCTCAAAGAAATGAAAACGATATGGAAATACTATTTTTCCTCGGTACACTTATTATATCAATCGTTCTTGTTATTCTATCTTGGAGCCAGTATAACAAAGGAAAAAAAATAGATGGTAAAGAATATTATTACAGCCAAATTAAGAATCTTCGATTAAAAGAATGGAAACGAAATGCCAGATTAGCTTTCGAATTTGAAGATGGCACAAAGCATAAATTATATGTAAAAAAAGGTGAAAACTTTTCTCAATTTATTAGAAATCTAAATTTTGCTAATGTTAAACTAGCCTAAGAAGCAATTAAATCAATAAAAACAAGGTTCTACTTTCTAATAATAGAAAGCAAAAATTTGCTTATTTTTATCTGTACAGATAAACACACCTTAGCAAATTACATATGCCAAAATATCAGTTCCTTAATAGAGATTTAAGTTGGTTGTCCTTCAATAAACGAGTTCTTGAAGAGGCTGCTAATGCAAATCTTCCTCTTTACGAAAGAATAAAATTCCTTGCAATTTACTCTTCTAACCTCGATGAATTTTATCGAGTTCGTGTGGGAACATACAAGCGCTTTACCGAATTGCCTGCTGAAGACAAGTCAAATTTAAGAGAAAATCCAGATGCAATTCTAAAAAACATCAACGCCGAGGTGGATCGCCAACAAAATAAATTTGGTCAGATTTTTACTCAGGATATTATACCAGCTCTAAAAGAGAACAATATAATTCTCTATCGTGACGAAGAACTATGTGATGAACATCACCAGTTTGTTAAAGATTTCTTTCTCGACAATTTATTGCCACACGTGCAACCAATGCTTTTACTCAAAAAGCAAATACAACCCTTTCTACAGAATAATGTAGTATACATTGCAGTGAAACTCTTTAAAAAGCGAAGTAAAAAAGAAGAAGAAGGTGAGCCGAAGGTTCGCAGATCACGATATGCAATTATAAAAGTTCCGAGTCATCGTTTTGCTCGTTTTATTGAATTGCCAGAAAAAGATGGTAAGCATTACATCATGTTTCTAGATGATATCATTAAGAAAAGGATGAAAGTTTTGTTTCCTGGCTACAAAATTGATTCAAGTTATAGCTTTAAACTAAGCCGAGATGCCGATTTATTAATTGAGGACGAATACTCTGGAGACTTGATTAAAATGATTGAAAACAGTCTAAAAAAGCGAGAGATTGGTACTCCTTCCCGCTTTTTATATGATGAAAGCATTCCTAAAGATTTTTTAAAATTCTTAAAAGATTCCTTTAATCTTGTGGGCAATAACATGGTTAAGGGGGCTCGCTATCATAATTTTCAGGACTTCTTTGGATTTCCAAATCCTAATCACCCCGAATTGGAGCGGGAATCGACTCCACCTATAAAAGTGAAAGCTTTACAAGTGAACAAATCGATATTTAAAGTCATAGGTAAAAAAGATCATATTCTCCATTTCCCATATCAATCATATGAGTATGTCATTCGCTTTTTGAATGAAGCTGCTCTTGATCCTAAGGTAGAAGAAATTAAGGCCACACAATATCGAGTTGCTGAGAATTCTGCTGTTGTAAATGCATTAATTAATGCAGCCCTGAATGGAAAAAAAGTAACTGTTCTTGTTGAATTAAAAGCAAGATTCGACGAAGAAGCTAATATGAATTCGGCAAGAACAATGACGAAGGCTGGTGTTAAAATCATTTACAGTTTGCCAGGGCTAAAAGTTCATGCAAAAATTGCTTTAGTCATCAGAAAAGAAGATAAAGAGGACTACGCCTACTTAAGTACAGGAAATTTTAATGAAAAAACGGCTCGTATTTATGCTGATCATGGATTATTTACTTCTGATGAGCTTATTATATCTGAACTAAAGCAGCTTTTTGATTATTTGGAAAACCAAACTCCTGGCTACGAGTTCTCTAAACTTATGGTAGGTAAATTTAATTTGCGCTCTGGACTTGCAGCTTTAATTGACCAAGAAATTGAAAATGTAAAAAACGGTGGCAAAGGACATATCATTCTTAAGATGAATGGCCTTCAGGAAAGAAACATGATTACTAAATTATATGAAGCTAGTGAAAAGGGAGTAAAAATAGATTTAATAATTAGAGGTATTTGTTGCTTAAAGCCTAACAAAACTTACGCAAAAAACATTAGGGTAATTCGTATTGTTGATCAGTACCTAGAGCATGCGCGTGCCTTTTATTTCCATAACAAGGGAGAAGACTTATTGTATTTATCATCAGCCGATTGGATGAATCGAAATCTTCACAGAAGAATCGAGTGTGCTTTTCCAATACAGGATCCTAAAATCAAAAAAGAAGTCTTAGATATTATCAAAATTCAATTGAAAGATAATGTAAGCGCTCGCATTTTGGATAGCAAACTAAATAACCTTCCAATACCATTAAATGGAAATGAAAAATTAATTCAATCTCAATTAGAAATTACCCAATACCTAAGCAAGAAAGAAATTGTTAGAAAGCCCAAAACAAATGTATAAAAATCAGATCCAATAATAAACAAAACCCCACAGCCCATGAAACGACTTATTCTTGTTCGACATGCTAAAACAGAAGTAATTCGATACGATATTACTGACTATCAGCGAAGCCTAAAAGAGAGAGGAATTAATGACTCAAAGTTGATTGCTAACAAGCTGTTTTTAAAAGATATTATTCCTGGTTTAATAATATCGAGCCCTGCTAACAGAGCTATAGAAACTACTCTATTATTTGCGGATATTTTAGGATATCCGACAGAAATGATAGAAAAAATTGATGATTTGTATGATGGCTTTACAACGCAGGAATTCTTAGGCATGCTTGATCAATTAGGAAAAGATCATGAAACAGTTATGATTGTTGGGCATAATCCTACTATTGAATACTTGGCATTTAATCTGACCGAAGAATTTTACGAAGCAGTTCCAACTTGTACCGTAATTGGTATTGAGTTTAACATCGAAGAATGGAAAGATATTGAGGTTAGAACTGGAAAACTTTCCTTTTATGAATATCCTAAAAAATATAAGGAAGCCTAGGCTATTGAATTTATTTCAAAGTTGTAGGTAATACTTTAAGATCAAAAGATAAATTTTGAGATAAAAATATTAATGATTATTAGCTGTTTAGCAGCCTCTTACTTGTTTGTTAAGTTGGTATATAAAGACGTATCACCATTTTAAAAGTTGAATTTTGGATCACCTTGATAATTTCTTCATTATTTCTATTTTCTATTTATCCATTTATTCTTGTGTTTACAATGTTTTATGAATCTAACACACCAAATAGAAAATTCAACTCAGAAAATTGGAAATTAAACGAGAGCCAAAGGATAGAATTAATTGACGATTTAATCGAAAAAAAAACAACTAGCTAGCTTATTGGAAAAAGAAGTGATTGATTTACTAGGAGAACCATTAACAATTTGTGGTTATTTTTTTAGCTCAGGAAGAGACATGATATATTATTTAGGTCCAAATAGAAGTCTCATAGGTATAGATAGTAAGTGGTTATTAATATGAATGGAAAATGATCATGTGAAAAAATACGAAATTCGGATTGATTAACAACGTACTACCTACAACAAAAGCAAAATTTTCATGGGCGTTGATGTGCAGTCCGAAAATTTAGTGCAATTAATCCAGACGAGTCGGGATTAGCAAGCCAATTCAATTGGGTTTGTAAAATTATAATAAAGTAAATTTAATCGGCTTGCTTACTTGGCGCATTGATAAGCTAACTGTAAACGATCTCCCTGTACATACAATAAAGAAATGAACGAAATATCAACTCAATACTTTGTTGACAGAAAAGAATGGAGAAAGTGGCTCGAAACAAATTTTGAGGCCAAAGATGATATTTGGTTAGAATATCCATTAAAGAAGACAGGTAAGGAACGTATTTTGTATAATGATGCGGTTGAAGAAGCCCTCTGTTTTGGATGGATTGACAGTACTCTTAAATCATTGAACGAAGAGACTACTATTCAAAGGTTTTGTAAACGAAGAAAAAACTCGACTTTCTCACAGCCAAACATAGAACGCTTGAAGTGGCTCTTTGAGAACAACTTGATTCACAAGTCAATTGAGAACAACGTTTTAAAAACAATTCAACAAGAATTCGTTTTTCCGAAAGACATAATAAAGTACTTAAAGTCGGAAAAAGCTGTTTGGCAGAATTATCAAAATTTTTCAGAATCATACAAACGAATCAGAATTGCATACATTGCCTGTGTAAGAAAAAGACCTGATGAATTTAATAAACGCTTGAAAAACTTCATTGAAAAGACGAAAGAAAATAAGCTGATTAAAGGCTTTGGTGGAATTGACAAGTACTACTGACAATAAAAACTAAGGCCAAAATACACTTTCTACCATCTGGCTATCAGTCACTTGAATGGATTTTCGCTTTTAATTATGCTTGGTTTATGTTAGAATAAAAGTGCGGTAACAGTAAATAATAAATGTAAATAGATT contains:
- the ppk1 gene encoding polyphosphate kinase 1 — translated: MPKYQFLNRDLSWLSFNKRVLEEAANANLPLYERIKFLAIYSSNLDEFYRVRVGTYKRFTELPAEDKSNLRENPDAILKNINAEVDRQQNKFGQIFTQDIIPALKENNIILYRDEELCDEHHQFVKDFFLDNLLPHVQPMLLLKKQIQPFLQNNVVYIAVKLFKKRSKKEEEGEPKVRRSRYAIIKVPSHRFARFIELPEKDGKHYIMFLDDIIKKRMKVLFPGYKIDSSYSFKLSRDADLLIEDEYSGDLIKMIENSLKKREIGTPSRFLYDESIPKDFLKFLKDSFNLVGNNMVKGARYHNFQDFFGFPNPNHPELERESTPPIKVKALQVNKSIFKVIGKKDHILHFPYQSYEYVIRFLNEAALDPKVEEIKATQYRVAENSAVVNALINAALNGKKVTVLVELKARFDEEANMNSARTMTKAGVKIIYSLPGLKVHAKIALVIRKEDKEDYAYLSTGNFNEKTARIYADHGLFTSDELIISELKQLFDYLENQTPGYEFSKLMVGKFNLRSGLAALIDQEIENVKNGGKGHIILKMNGLQERNMITKLYEASEKGVKIDLIIRGICCLKPNKTYAKNIRVIRIVDQYLEHARAFYFHNKGEDLLYLSSADWMNRNLHRRIECAFPIQDPKIKKEVLDIIKIQLKDNVSARILDSKLNNLPIPLNGNEKLIQSQLEITQYLSKKEIVRKPKTNV
- a CDS encoding SixA phosphatase family protein; its protein translation is MKRLILVRHAKTEVIRYDITDYQRSLKERGINDSKLIANKLFLKDIIPGLIISSPANRAIETTLLFADILGYPTEMIEKIDDLYDGFTTQEFLGMLDQLGKDHETVMIVGHNPTIEYLAFNLTEEFYEAVPTCTVIGIEFNIEEWKDIEVRTGKLSFYEYPKKYKEA
- a CDS encoding YdeI/OmpD-associated family protein, which translates into the protein MNEISTQYFVDRKEWRKWLETNFEAKDDIWLEYPLKKTGKERILYNDAVEEALCFGWIDSTLKSLNEETTIQRFCKRRKNSTFSQPNIERLKWLFENNLIHKSIENNVLKTIQQEFVFPKDIIKYLKSEKAVWQNYQNFSESYKRIRIAYIACVRKRPDEFNKRLKNFIEKTKENKLIKGFGGIDKYY